A region of the Acidimicrobiales bacterium genome:
AAGTAGCACTGGCCGCAGGCGACGTAGCTCCAGACGACGCGGTCGCCGACGGCGAGCGGGCGGCCGAGGATGTCGTTGCGCGGCTCGTGCAGCTCCTCGATCACCCCGCAGGGCTCGTGGCCGGTGATGTAGGGCAGCGCGTCGTCGGGGAGCCCCCCCTCCCAGCGGTGGACGTCGGTGCCGCACAGCGTCGAGGCCTCGATGCGCACGAGCATCGCCGTCCCGTCGAGCTCGGGGACGGGCACCCCGACGAGTTCGAGGGGCTGGTGGTAGGCGGTGACGACCGCCGCGAGGGCCTCGGCCATCAGAAGCGGTAGAAGCGCTCGGCGTTGCGCCAGAGGATTCCCGACTTGTCCTCCTCGGAGAGCTCCTCGCTCTCGTTGAGCTCGCCGATGTCGTGGCGGCAGCTGTCGTTGGTCACCTCGTGGGGGAAGTCCGAGGAGTAGAGGAAGGGCTTGTTGCCGACGATCTTCAGCGCGAAGGGCATCGTCAGCTCCTCGGTCTCGCAGCCGATGAACAGCCGTCCCGCCTCGATCTGCTCGATGATGTAGCGGTCGGGGCGCTGCTCCTCGCGGAGGCCGAAGCTCCCCGGCGGGATGTGCTCGAAGTGGGTCTCGTGGGAGGAGTGGAAGCGCTCCAGGCAGAGGAGCAGCCAGGCGACGCCCCCCTCCAAGAAGGCGATCCGCACGCCGGGGAACTGGTCGAAGATCCCGTTGTAGATGACGCTCGCGAAGTTGACGACGAGCCCCCAGGGGTGGCCGAGGGCGTGCACCGGGACGTAGCGGTTGAGGTGGTCCATCCCGAAGCGGTCGTGGGAGCCGCCGTGGATCGACAGGCAGCAGCCGAGGCGCTCGGCCTCGGCGTAGACCGGCCAGTAGGCCTTCGAGCCGAGCAGCATCGGCAGGCCGTTCGAGGGGAGCATCGCGCCGCGCATGTCGAGCTCGGTGACGGCGCGGTGCAGCTCGGCGACCGCCGCCTCGGGGTCCTGCATCGGCAGCAGCGCCATCCCGTTGAAGCGGGGGTCGGCGGCGACGTAGGTGTCGTGCAGCCAGTCGTTGTAGGCGCGCGTCGCGGCGACGGCGTAGTCGAGGCTCTCGATGTGACCGACGGCGAGGCCGCGCGTCGGGTAGAGGACGGTGCGCTCGATGCCGACGTCGTCGAGGAAGGCGCCCCAGCCCTCGGGGCCGACGACGGGACGGCCGTCGCGAGCGGGGGGCGTCTCGACGGCGTGCGCCGAGTGGAAGTGGTCGAGCGGCGGGAAGAGGCCTTCCGGGCGGCGGCTGATGATCTCCCGGTAGGGAGAGGGCAGGTGCGTGGCGATCGCCGCCAGGTCCTCCTGTACGTGGCCGTCCCCGTCGATGACCTTCGTCGCCACACGGACCATGTCGCTTCCCCCCAACGTTGCGGTCACCGACCGCCCACGCGGTCGCCGCCGCCGCGCACGCTATCGCCGGGGGCGCGCCCCCCGCGACAGGCGGCGGCTCACTCCGGGGCGGTCGCGATCTCGCGGACGACGCCGCGCAGCCAGGCGTGCGCCTGGTCGGCGGCGTAACGGGGGTGCCAGGCCTGGCAGAGCTCGCTCGTCGGCACCTTGTCGAAGGGGAGCTCGAAAGTCGCGAGGCCGAAGCGCTCGAGGGTGTGCGCGACGCGCAGCGAGGCAGCGCCGACGATGTCGGTCTCGAGGAGGAGGACGACGGTCGACCACAGCGTG
Encoded here:
- a CDS encoding amidohydrolase family protein, whose product is MVRVATKVIDGDGHVQEDLAAIATHLPSPYREIISRRPEGLFPPLDHFHSAHAVETPPARDGRPVVGPEGWGAFLDDVGIERTVLYPTRGLAVGHIESLDYAVAATRAYNDWLHDTYVAADPRFNGMALLPMQDPEAAVAELHRAVTELDMRGAMLPSNGLPMLLGSKAYWPVYAEAERLGCCLSIHGGSHDRFGMDHLNRYVPVHALGHPWGLVVNFASVIYNGIFDQFPGVRIAFLEGGVAWLLLCLERFHSSHETHFEHIPPGSFGLREEQRPDRYIIEQIEAGRLFIGCETEELTMPFALKIVGNKPFLYSSDFPHEVTNDSCRHDIGELNESEELSEEDKSGILWRNAERFYRF